One genomic segment of Cygnus olor isolate bCygOlo1 chromosome 20, bCygOlo1.pri.v2, whole genome shotgun sequence includes these proteins:
- the TMIGD1 gene encoding transmembrane and immunoglobulin domain-containing protein 1 isoform X3 — protein sequence MAQKSSLAVPPPVPVLVVCFLACVATGVELSVNNHAADFTLSTSSGTPISLSCLVQNSSQAEELLWYRGDGKVDLKDGNKVNISNICISPATATDNGVTFTCKLMRDQSVKVSVILDVQFPPNVTEDETVKAEEEKDVTLTCNAKSNPQGQAAWYKNNAILTLQQDRYQVYQTSEVFQLSITKVQKSDNGTYTCEVKSSLGSGRKDFHLIVEDKKTVFPMEAVIAAVVVVTLTVLFGIVARRDKICKCFKRSSETAL from the exons GTGTGGAACTCTCTGTAAATAACCATGCTGCTGACTTCACCCTGTCCACATCATCTGGGACTCCCATCTCCCTCTCCTGCCTGGTACAGAACAGCAGCCAGGCCGAGGAGCTGCTCTGGTACCGAGGAGACGGCAAAGTGGATCTGAAAGATGGGAATAAAGTGAACATCAGCAACATCTGCATCTCCCCGGCCACTGCGACCGACAATGGTGTCACCTTCACGTGCAAGCTGATGCGGGACCAGTCCGTCAAGGTCTCGGTGATCCTGGATGTCCAAT TTCCTCCCAACGTGACTGAAGACGAGACCGTCAAAGCCgaagaagagaaagatgtcACTCTGACCTGCAATGCCAAATCCAACCCGCAAGGCCAAGCAGCCTGGTACAAGAACAACGCCATCCTGACCCTACAGCAAGATCGCTACCAGGTGTACCAGACTAGCGAGGTCTTCCAGCTCTCTATCACGAAAGTACAGAAATCTGACAACGGGACCTACACCTGTGAGGTGAAATCTTCTTTGGGAAGCGGGAGAAAGGATTTCCACCTGATAGTTGAAG ataaaaaaactgttttccccATGGAGGCTGTTATCGCTGCTGTGGTGGTGGTTACACTCACAGTGCTTTTTGGAATTGTGGCTCGAAGAGATAAAATTTGTAAG tgcttcaaAAGATCAAGTGAAACAGCTCT GTAA